A genomic segment from Corylus avellana chromosome ca5, CavTom2PMs-1.0 encodes:
- the LOC132182850 gene encoding 7-deoxyloganetin glucosyltransferase-like yields the protein MDSKMVKGEKAHAVCLPLPGQSHIKPMLKFAKLLHGKGFHITFVNTEFNHQGFLKSGGPNSLDGLPDFQFKTISDSLPPTDPKATHDVDAVSESVMQKYLAPFSDILLKLNSTTTSSNINPPVTCIISDGFMPFTQTVAQKLGIPIVMLFTIAACTLMGGMQFPRLREKGFTPLKDESYLTNGFLDTVIDWIPGMRDIRLRDLPNTFITTNPNDPFFKLTVEAVEIAPKASGVVVHTFDVLEQEVLDALSPMFPCVYAIGPQQLLLNHLPKDPLKSIGCSLWKEDTECLNWLNSKAPNSVIYVNFGSVIVMTPQQLAEIGWGLANSKFTFLWIIRPDLVVGESAILPPEFVEETRVRGLITSWCPQEEVLNHSSIGGFLTHCGWNSMIESVCAGVPMICCPFIGDQQTNCKYACNEWGIGIEIDNGAKRGEVEKIVRELMEGNKGKNMKKKAMEWKKLAEEATGPHGSSSINLDKLVNDVLLSKG from the exons atggATTCAAAGATGGTAAAAGGTGAAAAGGCTCATGCAGTTTGTCTTCCATTGCCAGGTCAAAGCCACATAAAGCCCATGCTCAAATTTGCAAAGCTTCTTCATGGCAAAGGTTTTCACATAACCTTTGTCAACACTGAGTTCAACCATCAAGGTTTTTTGAAATCCGGAGGTCCCAACTCCTTAGATGGGTTGCCTGACTTCCAATTCAAAACTATTTCAGACAGCCTTCCTCCAACGGATCCCAAGGCTACCCATGACGTTGATGCTGTTTCCGAATCCGTTATGCAAAAGTACTTGGCTCCATTTTCAGACATCCTCCTCAAACTCAACAGTACTACAACTTCTTCAAACATTAATCCTCCAGTGACATGTATCATCTCAGATGGTTTCATGCCATTCACTCAAACTGTTGCTCAAAAGCTTGGAATCCCTATTGTAATGCTCTTCACGATCGCTGCTTGCACTTTAATGGGTGGTATGCAGTTTCCTCGTCTTAGGGAAAAAGGCTTCACACCCCTTAAAG ATGAGAGTTATTTAACAAATGGGTTTCTAGACACAGTTATAGACTGGATTCCAGGTATGAGAGATATTCGATTGAGGGATCTCCCAAATACTTTTATTACTACAAATCCAAATGATCCTTTCTTCAAACTGACCGTTGAAGCAGTAGAGATAGCTCCTAAAGCTTCAGGAGTTGTTGTTCACACATTTGACGTGTTAGAGCAAGAGGTTTTGGATGCTCTCTCCCCCATGTTTCCTTGCGTATATGCCATTGGCCCTCAGCAACTACTACTTAATCACTTACCCAAAGATCCTCTTAAATCAATTGGGTGTAGCTTGTGGAAAGAAGATACTGAGTGCCTTAATTGGCTTAACTCTAAGGCACCCAACTCAGTAATTTATGTGAACTTTGGAAGCGTCATTGTTATGACACCACAGCAGTTGGCCGAGATTGGTTGGGGACTTGCAAATAGCAAGTTCACGTTTTTGTGGATAATTAGGCCCGATTTAGTTGTTGGAGAATCAGCGATTTTGCCACCTGAATTCGTGGAAGAAACTAGAGTAAGAGGACTAATAACAAGTTGGTGCCCTCAAGAGGAAGTGCTTAACCACTCATCCATTGGAGGGTTCTTAACTCACTGCGGGTGGAATTCAATGATTGAAAGCGTTTGTGCAGGAGTGCCCATGATTTGTTGTCCATTCATTGGGGATCAGCAAACAAACTGTAAGTATGCTTGCAATGAATGGGGCATTGGCATTGAGATTGATAATGGTGCCAAGAGAGGGGAAGTggagaagattgtgagagagttGATGGAGGGAAACAAAGGTaagaatatgaagaaaaagGCCATGGAGTGGAAAAAATTGGCCGAGGAGGCCACTGGTCCACATGGGTCTTCATCCATCAACTTAGACAAGTTGGTGAATGATGTTCTTTTATCAAAAGGATAG
- the LOC132182956 gene encoding 7-deoxyloganetin glucosyltransferase-like — MDSKIAEADKAHAVCIPFPIQSHIKAMLKFAKLLHGKDFHITFVNTEFNHQRFLKSGGPKSLDGLPDFQFKTIPDSLPPSDSNATQDIDALSESLMENFLAPFSDILLELNTTATSSNNPPVTCIIADGFLAFTHTAASELGIPILVLFTVSACSLMGFMQFPRLRDKGLTPLKDESFLTNGFLDTVIDWILGMRDI, encoded by the exons ATGGATTCAAAGATAGCAGAAGCTGATAAGGCTCATGCAGTTTGTATTCCATTCCCAATTCAAAGCCACATAAAGGCCATGCTCAAATTTGCAAAGCTTCTCCACGGCAAAGATTTTCACATAACATTTGTCAACACAGAGTTCAACCATCAACGTTTTCTGAAATCTGGAGGACCCAAGTCCTTGGATGGCTTGCCTGACTTCCAATTCAAAACCATTCCAGACAGCCTTCCTCCATCGGATTCCAACGCTACCCAAGACATTGATGCTCTTAGCGAATCCCTTATGGAAAACTTCCTGGCTCCATTTTCAGACATCCTTCTCGAACTCAACACTACTGCAACTTCTTCAAACAATCCTCCTGTGACTTGCATTATTGCAGATGGTTTCCTGGCATTCACTCACACTGCTGCTAGTGAGCTTGGAATCCCTATTTTAGTGCTCTTCACTGTCTCTGCTTGCAGCTTAATGGGTTTTATGCAGTTTCCCCGTCTTAGGGACAAAGGCCTCACACCCCTTAAAG aTGAGAGTTTTCTGACAAATGGGTTTCTAGACACAGTTATAGACTGGATTTTAGGTATGAGAGATATCTGA